CGGTGATGCCCCGATTCGTGTAAGGGCGCTGGAAGGAGAGCAAATCAAACAAAATCTACTCAAACAATACGCGATCTCGTAGTTTTTGAACAGAAGGTCGCAAAGAAAACAAAGATAAAAAATCCTTTGCGTTCTTCGCGTTCTTCTGTTCAAGTTTTTTTTGCATTTTGTTCAACGACCGCCGCCAAGTCTCCTACCGTCCTAACATTTTTCAAGTCGTCTTGCATTAAACGAACCCCGAATTCTTCTTGAAGTTCAATCACCAGTTCCACAAGTAAAAAGGATTCAGGAACAAGCGAAGTCAGGATGGCTTCATCCTCGATATTTGCCAGCGGCTGATTCAGGAAGGCCGCTATTTTCTCGCGCACTTTCTCCTTCATCGCGGTCAGCTCCTTTTCTGGATTAAATGCGCAATCCGGTCTTCATGTTCCTGCAAGGTTTTTTCGTAGACTTCCTGGTCCGCCTGCCAGTAGCGTTTCATGGTTTTTTCGATCGTCTCTTTTCCAAATTCCGGAACAAGATCTCGAAGCGCGTCACCAATCCACTGAATATGCCATCTTTCATCCACCATGATCTTTTGCAAAGTCTCAAGAATTTCTGGTTGTAGATTCGGCACTTGACTGTGCCTGGCGTACTGATTGATCACGCGGCGTTCGAAGACCTGCGTAAGGGAAAGCACTTCCATCAAATTAGCCGGCATTCCGGCCGCGGACAGATATTGATCTTGATAAGCCTCCAGCAATTTGCGCGGTTTTCCCCCGA
This genomic window from bacterium contains:
- a CDS encoding acyl carrier protein, producing MKEKVREKIAAFLNQPLANIEDEAILTSLVPESFLLVELVIELQEEFGVRLMQDDLKNVRTVGDLAAVVEQNAKKT
- a CDS encoding ferritin-like domain-containing protein → MIDDNDLWILSYYRISEISGALFFGRLARSLKPGPIQHDMTKHFSDEALHAWYWTDCIERLGGKPRKLLEAYQDQYLSAAGMPANLMEVLSLTQVFERRVINQYARHSQVPNLQPEILETLQKIMVDERWHIQWIGDALRDLVPEFGKETIEKTMKRYWQADQEVYEKTLQEHEDRIAHLIQKRS